The genomic region GGGCGATGGTCGCCCGGTGTGGGCCGCAGAACCGTTCGAATGCTTGCTGTTCGACGTCGCCGGGCTGACCCTGGCAGTGCCGCTGGTGTGCCTGGGGTCGATCTACTCCCTGGAAGGCCAGGAGTTGACGCCGTTGTTTGGCCAGCCGGAATGGTTCCTCGGGATCCTGCCGAGCCAGCAGGGCAACTTGAAGGTATTGGACACCGCGCGTTGGGTCATGCCCGACCGCTATCGGGATGATTTCCGCCAGGGCCTGCAATACGTTATTTCGGTCCAGGGCTACGAGTGGGGGCTGGCAGTGCATCAGGTCAGCCGTTCATTGCGCCTGGACCCGAACGAAATCAAATGGCGCAGCCACCGGGGCCAGCGGCCATGGCTGGCGGGCACCGTGATCGAACACATGTGCGCGTTGCTGGATGTCGCCGAACTGGCGGAGCTGATTGCCAGCGGTGCGGTAAAAGCCATGCCGCTCAACAAACGCACTTGATAACAAGCAGCAGTGCTACGGCGCTGCCCAAGAACACACACCGTAACCAACGGTATTTGAAGGGGTCTGGAGTATGAACAAGTCAGTGTCCGCACAAGGTCTGGTGGATGATCCAATCCTGCAATGGGTCACCTTCAAGCTGGACAACGAGTCCTACGGCATCAACGTGATGCGTGTGCAGGAAGTGCTGCGCTACACCGAAATCGCTCCGGTGCCGGGTGCCCCAAGCTACGTGCTGGGCATCATCAACCTGCGCGGCAACGTGGTGACCGTGATCGACACTCGCCAGCGTTTTGGCCTGGTGCCGACCGAAGTCAACGACAACACCCGCATCGTGATCATCGAAGCCGACAAGCAAGTGGTCGGGATTATGGTCGACAGCGTGGCGGAAGTGGTTTACCTGCGCCAATCTGAAGTCGAGACCGCGCCGAACGTCGGCAACGAAGAATCGGCCAAGTTCATCCAGGGTGTCTGCAACAAGAACGGCGAACTGCTGATTCTGGTTGAGCTGGACAAGATGATGAGCGAAGAAGAATGGCAGGATCTGGAGAATATCTGATTGTTCCTTGAGGTAGCGGTGATCGTCCTGGCCATCCTGTGGGCCGGTACTTTGGGCTTTCTGCTGCGCTACGTGCGCCAGCAACGGGAATTGGCTGCTCGACAGGTCGAGCGCGACGCTGCGCGCGACCGGCGAATCCTGGAGCTGGCCAAGCGGGTCGACCACTTCCAGCAAAGCGCGGTGCGTGTGGGGGATGAAGTGCACGAACTGCGTGCGGTGCTGGCGCCGTTGCCGGACAAGCTGTCGGCGCTCGAGCAGCGTGACCCGTCGAGCCTCTCATTCGCCCAGGCGGCGAAGCTGGTGGGCATGGGCGCGACGGTGGATGAGCTGACGCAGTCCTGCGGGTTGACCCAGGCTGAAGCGCAGTTGATGAGCCGGTTGCACAAGGACAACTGAAGGTTACGAGCGGCAAGCAGGTTGGCTTGTCGCTTATAGCTGATGCCGATTGCTCAGCCATTCGGCCATGGTCGAGTCTTCCAGCGCATATTCACCACGGTTGGCTTTCCAGACCAACTCCTTCTCCCGCAGCACTTCCAGTGCTTTCTGCACGTTTGGGGTGCTGGCGTTCGGCTCGACCTGGGCCTGCTCCAGTTTGCGGTTCACATCCTGGAAGGTTTTTTCCGCAAAAGGCGAAAACGCTTGCTTGCCCAGGGTTCGTTCGCCCATCACTTCGAGTACCGCCTGTTGCAGGGGGGAAAGGTCGTTGTAGGCGCTCTCGTAGTCGCTCCAGATTCCGGCCTGGTGATTCAGTGCTCCCGTCCTCAGCAGCTCGCCAAGATTGCTGGCCTCGCCAAGACCCACGCTCACTTCGGTCAATAGCTTGTTGAGCATTTCCGGGCGCCGGCCGACGAGCTGGAACGCATAGTCCATATCTTCGAGGTTGAACTGGTTGGTTGCGGCCAGGCGCTGGTTCCACAGGTCCGTCACGAACTCCACAAAGTCCCGGCTCAGCAGTGGGAACGGCGTGATGTGGGCGCCAAAGAACGGTTGTTTGCTCTTGAGTACCAGGTTGGCCAGTTTGTCCCGGCTGGACCCGGTGAAGACCAGGCGCAGGCCATCGGTGGTGCTGCTGCCGTTGAGATGATCTCGCGCTGCCTTGAGGGCGAACATTGCGTTCACCCCACCTTCGCTGTTGAGGGCGTGCTGGGCTTCGTCGACGATCAGCACGATCATTTGCCCCGAGACCTGATGCAGCACGTCCAGGGCGTGGCTGAGCGTGGTGCCGGCGGGCAGTTGAGGCTTGGTGAAATCCCAGCTCAAGGTGCGCAGCAGGCTGATCTTTTCGATACCGGCTTTCTTGGCCGCCTTGCTCACCGCGCTTTCGAACTCGCCCAGGGCTTTGCCGATGGCGCCGGAGATCAGCTCGGCGGGGTCGATTTCGCGGTTCATCCAGAGGTCCACGTAAACCGGCAGCCAGCCTCGGGCCTTGCATTCGGGGATGAGGTCGTTGCGCAGGAAAGTACTTTTGCCCGTGCGACGGGGTGCCGCGAGGAACATGCCGGAGCTGTAATCGGCAAATGACTCGCCCGCCAAATCACGGGCGAGCGCTTCGGCGAGTAGCTTTCGACTGAGGATTGGGCGGGTGGGGCTCATGGGTTTTATCCTGAACTATCGAGTTCGAGATAATCTATACCTTGAAAGATATAATTGCTATACATCAGCGGCTGCGGCTTCCGCTAGAGCGTGTTGTTTCTCTTCGGGCACGGATAGCGCTCGGTAATTGCGCCCCTCACCAGCCGGGTCGTGCCAGTTCGCTCTGCCGCAGGGTATTTCTTGCTGTGCTCCAGAACCATCTCTACCAAATGCCCTGGCTCCAGGTTTTCCGGCTGGCAAAGGCGGCGGTTTCTGCGGGTGAATTCGTCTTTGTATTCCAGCGTCCTCAGCACGCCCGTGGTGATGCCGAGGCAATAGGCGGCCTGGTAGGACGGTGGTGCATCCGGCGATTGCTTCCTGGCTTCGCGACAGGCCGTGAGGTAGTCATGGGCCTCGTTGCTGGCCGTTGCCGTCAGGGAAAACACACAAAGACTCAGTGCTGTCAGGATTGAAGTCCGTTTCAACTGCCGCGCTCCGGGATTAGGGGGTCGCGACAGATTAATCCGCCGTTGTTACGGCTTAATGTGAGCCAATCAAGTGTGGGAGCGGGCTTGCTCGCGAAAGCGCTGGATCAGTCTCAGATGTATTGACTGATACGCTGCATTCGCGAGCAAGCCCGCTCCCACATTAATAATCGTCGCCTCTTTCCGTCACATCCCGCTCCACCGGCCCCGCGTCCGGGTCATATCCCACCGGGAACTTGCCCTTCAGCGTCCAGGCGAACGCGATGATCTCGGCGACGGTGCGGTACAGCTCTTCCGGGATACTGTCCCCCAACTCCATGCGCGCCAGTAATTTGACCAGCTCGGCATTTTCGTAGATCGGGACTTCGTTTTCCCGGGCCAGCTTGAGGATGGCTTCGGCCAGGGCGTCGTCGCCCTTGGCCGTCAGGGTCGGTGCTTGTTGCCCGTCGTATTTGAGAGCAATGGCCTGGCGGGGCGGGTTGGGATTTTTCATGCGGTTTCATCCACCCAGCGTTGTTCCAGTCCGGTCTTCGGGCCACGCGGCGGGGTGCCGAGGTGGCAGTCCAGGTCGCCGACGTTGAGTCCCGACGACACCAGACGCTCGCGCAGGCTGCTCAGGTGGCTTTCGATCAGGCTGGCGGTGAACGGACGGGTCGCCCACAGCTGGCTCGACAGTTTGCCCTGGCTCAGTTGCGCCTGGACCTGCAACGGGCCCAGGGGCTCCATGTCGAGGGCCATTTCCACGCGCCAGAGCATTTGCTTGGGGTCCTTGCTGTCCTTGCGTTCCGGCTGATCTTTGTCGGGTGCGGGCTGTTCGCGCTGGAACTTGACCTGCAACGGCACGATGTCCTGCAAGGTACGCATCGGGATTTCCAACTGCCAAGTGGTCAAGAGCTTGCCATCGGCGGTGGTGCCGGTTTGTTCCAGGCTCGACAGCTGATGGCTTTGCAGCCGGGAAATGGCGCCGGCGGCCAGGCGCAGCAGGTTTTCCAGATCGCTCTCACCTTCCAGGCGTTGCATCAGCCGATCCGGCAGCGGAAAGCCTGCGGGCGCTTGGCGGGCGCCGACCTGGCCGAGGGTGCCCAACGGGCTGCGCACGAAGCTGGGCAGCAGTTGCGCCAGGGTGTTGGACGCCAGGATCGCATTGAGATTGGTGTTGGCGGGCAGGGCCGGCAGCAGGTCGGCGACGAAGCGCAGCAGGGCGCCCTTCATGTCCAGCGGCGGTATCTGCGGGTTTTGCCCGGCGAGCAGCTTGGCTTCCAGGAATGTGCCGCTGTTCTGGATCAGTTGCGCCAGTACCTTCGGATTACTGGCCTGGGCCAGGTCGGGCAGGCTCGCCAGCAATCGCTCGGCGGCGGCACGCAAATCGACCGAGGTGCTGTCGCTGCTGGTCGCCGGCAGGCTTTGCAGCGCGGTGAACACCACGTCCAGCGAGCCCTGGCGGCTTTGTTGGGTGGAGAGTTGCTGGGCCACGGCCAGTTGGTCCTGGCGCCCGCTCAGGGGCACAAAGCTCAAGGTCTGGGCGCTTTGCACCACGGCGCTGAGCAAGCTGCCGATGCGCAGCGGCTGCGGGCTTTCGACGGTCAGGGTCGCGCCGCTGAGGACGTTATTGAGCACCGACACCAGCGAGCGATACACCACCGGCTGGTTGGCACCCTGTGGCAGCGCCTGGGTGGTCAGCACCTTGCCTTGCAGCAGGGTGCCCACCGGCAGTTGGGTGGTGTCGATGCGAGTCAGCGCAGCCACGCTGGAACTCAACGCCTGCTGAAGGCTGATGGATAAATTGCCCGAAGGGGTCTGGCTGACTTCCACCTGGGCGCCCAGCGGCAGCGGCTGGCTGCTGCTGGCCTGCACCAGGGTTTGCCGACCGCCTTCCAGGGTCAGCTTGAGCAGCAACTGAAACGCATCGCCGCCTTGTTTCAGTGCCAGCACCTCGGCATTCACGGTTTTTCCGGGGTCAATCAGGCCGGTCTGCGGCTCCAGCAGTTTCAGCAGCTCACCCGTCGCGGGCGCGGGCGCAGGCCCGGCCGGCAGCGTCGGGGGAAGCGTGGGAAGATTGATCTCACCGGTCATCGTGCGCGCCGTCTCAAGGGAAATTGCCCTCTTTAGAGTAGGGCATCACATGTATAATGCCGCCCGTCTTCAAAGAGAGCGTTAAAAACAACACAACTGATTGATCCAGCTCTCTAAAAACGGTCGCCAAAGCAGTTAATGTGCATCTCTTTAACGGCCGTTCCACCGCCGACTTGAACCGTAAAGGCCCGCGATCTCTTGACCAGCCCTCTTCTAGAAGCCGTAGCGCTCGCCTGTGAACGTGACCTGCGGATGCTGTTCGAACACCTCGAACTGCGTCTGGCGGGCGGCGACATGGTGCAGGTCAGCGGCCCCAACGGCAGCGGCAAGACCAGCCTGTTGCGCCTGTTGGCCGGCCTGATGCAGCCGACGGCGGGGGAAGTGCGGCTCAACGGCAAACCGTTGCACGAGCAACGCACCGAGCTGGCGCGCAACCTGATCTGGATCGGCCACGCCGCCGGGATCAAGGATGTGCTCACCGCCGAAGAAAACCTCAGTTGGCTCAGCGCCCTGCATCATCCCGCAAGCCGCGAGGCGATCTGGCAGGCCCTCGCTGTCGTTGGCCTGAAGGGTTTCGAAGACGTTCCCTGCCACACCCTGTCCGCCGGCCAGCAGCGCCGCGTGGCCCTGGCCCGTTTGTATCTGGACGGCCCGCCGCTATGGATTCTCGACGAACCCTTCACCGCCCTCGACAAACAAGGCGTCGCCCAGTTGGAAGAACACCTTGCCGCGCACTGCGAGCAGGGCGGCATGGTGGTCCTGACCACTCACCACACCTTGACGCGCATGCCTGCCGGTTACCGCGACCTCGACCTGGGCCGGTGGTCGGTATGAGTGTTTTTGCCCTGTTGGTCGCCCGCGAAGCGCGGTTACTCTGTCGCCGCCCGGCCGAACTGGCCAACCCGCTGGTGTTCTTCGCGATTGTGATCGCGCTGTTCCCGTTGGCGGTGGGCCCCGAGACTAAACTGTTGCAAACCTTGTCTCCGGGACTGGTCTGGGTGGCGGCGCTTTTGTCGGTCCTGCTCTCGCTGGACGGGCTGTTTCGCAGTGATTTCGAAGATGGTTCCCTTGAGCAGTGGGTCCTTTCGTCGCACCCCCTGCCACTTCTGGTATTGGCCAAGGTACTGGCACACTGGGTGTTTTCCGGCCTGGCGCTGGTATTGCTCGCGCCGTTGCTGGCGATGATGCTGGGATTGCCCACCGAGTGCCTGCCGGTGTTGCTCCTTTCCTTGTTGCTTGGCACGCCGGTTCTCAGTCTACTGGGCGCGGTGGGTGCGGCGCTGACTGTGGGTTTGAAACGCGGCGGCCTGTTGTTGGCCCTGCTGATTTTGCCTTTGTATATCCCGGTGTTGATCCTGGGCAGCGGCGCTTTGCAAGCCGCGCTCCAGGGCATGCCGGCGACCGGTTACCTCCTGTGGCTTGGCAGCCTGGCCGCCCTGGCGGTAACCCTGACACCCTTTGCTATAGCGGCTGGCCTGAAGATCAGCGTCGGCGAATAATGAGGTCTGGTTAAGGGATATAACCTTAACCAGTAAAGACCCTAAGCTTCTCGCAACGACGAGAAGCAACCGTGATGGAAACAGCATGAACTGGACCTGGTTTCACAAGCTCGGCTCGCCCAAATGGTTTTACGGCATCAGTGGCAAACTGCTGCCGTGGTTGAGCATCGCCGCCGTATTGCTGATCGGCATCGGCCTGGTCTGGGGCCTGGCCTTCGCGCCGCCGGACTACCAGCAAGGCAACAGCTTTCGCATCATCTATATCCATGTTCCCGCCGCGATGCTGGCCCAGTCCTGCTACGTGATGCTGGCGGTGTGCGGCGTCGTCGGCTTGGTGTGGAAGATGAAGCTGGCGGACGTGGCCTTGCAATGCGCCGCGCCCATCGGTGCCTGGATGACCGCCGTGGCGCTGGTCACCGGCGCGATCTGGGGCAAGCCGACCTGGGGTTCGTGGTGGGTCTGGGACGCGCGCCTCACCTCCATGTTGATCCTGCTGTTCCTGTATTTCGGCCTGATCGCCCTGGGCAACGCCATCAGCAACCGTGACAGCGCCGCCAAGGCCTGCGCGGTGCTGGCGATTGTCGGCGTGATCAACATCCCGATCATCAAATACTCGGTGGAGTGGTGGAACACCCTGCACCAGGGCGCCACCTTCACCCTCACCGAAAAGCCGGCAATGCCCGTGGAAATGTGGGCGCCGCTGCTGCTGATGGTGCTGGGGTTCTACTGCTTCTTCGGCGCCGTGCTGCTGCTGCGCATGCGCCTCGAAGTGCTCAAGCGTGAAGCCCGCACCAGTTGGGTCAAGGCCGAAGTGCAAAACAGCCTGGGAGCCCGTGGATGAGCTTCAACTCTTTCAGTGATTTTCTCGCCATGGGCCATCACGCCCTGTATGTCTGGACGGCCTATGGCATCTGCCTGGCGGTGCTGGCCCTCAACGTCGCCGCGCCGATCCTGGCCCGCAAGCGTTACCTGCAACAAGAGGCGCGTCGTTTGCGCCGGGAGACCGAAAAGTGAATCCGCTGCGTAGAAAGCGTCTGTTGATCATCCTGGCCATCATGGCCGGTGTCGGCATTGCCGTGACCCTGGCCCTGAGTGCCCTGCGGGAGAACATCAACCTGTTCTACACCCCGACCCAGATCGCCAACGGCGAAGCGCCGCTGGACACGCGAATCCGCGCCGGTGGCATGGTCGAGAAGGGCTCGCTGCAACGTTCCGGGGACTCCCTGGACGTGAAATTCATCGTCACCGACTTCAACAAATCCGTGACCATCACCTACCGCGGCATCCTCCCGGACCTGTTCCGCGAAGGGCAGGGCATCGTCGCCCTCGGCAAGCTCAACGCCGACGGCGTGGTAGTGGCCGACGAAGTGCTGGCCAAGCACGATGAAAAATACATGCCGCCGGAAGTCACCAAGGCCCTCAAAGACAGCGGCCAATCCGCCCCGACCCCTGCCAAGGAGGGCTAAGTCATGACGTCCGCATTGTTTATTCCGGAGTTGGGCCAGTTGGCGATGATCCTCGCCCTGTGCTTTGCCATCGTCCAGGCCGTGGTCCCGTTGCTGGGTGCCTGGCGCGGTGACCGCCTGTGGATGAGCCTGGCCCAGCCGGCCGCCTGGGGCCAGTTCGCCTTTCTGGTGTTCGCCTTCGGTTGCCTGACCTACGCCTTCATGACCGACGACTTTTCCGTCGCCTATGTCGCCAACAACTCCAACAGCGCCTTGCCCTGGTACTACAAGTTCAGTGCCGTGTGGGGTGCCCACGAAGGTTCGTTGCTGCTGTGGGCGTTGATCCTCGGCGGCTGGACCTTTGCTGTCTCGATCTTCTCCCGCCAACTGCCGCAAGTCATGCTGGCCCGGGTGCTGGCGGTGATGGGCATGATCAGCATCGGCTTCCTGCTGTTCCTGATCATGACTTCCAACCCGTTCACCCGCATCCTGCCGCAGATCCCGGTAGACGGTCACGACCTCAACCCGCTGCTGCAAGACATCGGCCTGATCGTGCACCCGCCGATGCTCTACATGGGGTATGTCGGTTTCTCGGTCGCCTTCGCCTTCGCCATCGCCGCCTTGCTCGGCGGGCGTCTCGATGCGGCCTGGGCGCGCTGGTCGCGGCCATGGACCATCGTCGCTTGGGCGTTCCTCGGCATCGGCATCACCCTGGGCTCTTGGTGGGCCTACTACGAACTCGGCTGGGGCGGCTGGTGGTTCTGGGACCCGGTGGAAAACGCCTCCTTCATGCCCTGGCTGGTGGGCACGGCGCTGATTCACTCGCTGGCAGTCACCGAAAAACGCGGCGTGTTCAAAAGCTGGACCGTGTTGCTGGCCATCGCCGCGTTTTCCCTGAGCCTGCTGGGTACGTTCCTGGTGCGTTCCGGTGTGCTGACATCGGTTCACGCGTTTGCCTCCGACCCGGAGCGCGGCGTGTTCATTCTGATCTTCCTGCTGTTCGTGGTTGGTGGCTCGCTGACCCTGTTTGCCCTGCGCGCGCCAGTGGTCAAAAGTCATGTGGGATTCAACCTTTGGTCCCGGGAAACCCTGTTGCTGGGCAATAACCTGGTGCTGGTGGTGGCGGCTTCGATGATCCTGCTCGGTACCCTGTACCCGCTGGTGCTGGATGCCCTGAGCGGCGCCAAACTGTCCGTCGGCCCGCCGTACTTCAACGCACTGTTTATCCCGTTGATGGCGCTGTTGATGGTGGTGATGGCGGTCGGCGTACTGGTGCGCTGGAAAGACACCCCGGTGAAATGGCTGGTGGGCATGCTCACCCCGGTACTGCTCGGCAGCGCCGCGCTGGCCGTGATCGCCGGTATAGCCTACGGCGACTTCAACTGGGCCGTGCTCGCCACCTTCATGCTGGCTGCCTGGGTATTGCTGGCCGGCGTACGTGACCTGATCGACAAGACCCGCCACAAAGGTTTGATCAAAGGCCTGCCGACCATGACCCGCAGCTACTGGGGCATGCAGGTCGCCCACATCGGCATCGCCGTGTGTGCGTTGGGCGTGGTGTTGTCCAGCCAGAACAGTGCCGAGCGCGACCTGCGCCTGGCGCCCGGCGAGTCCATGGACCTGGCCGGTTACCACTTCATTTTCGAAGGCGCCAAGCACTTCGAAGGCCCGAACTTCACCTCCGACAAAGGCACCGTACGTGTGGTGCGCAATGGCAAGGAAGTGGCGGTGTTGCACCCGGAAAAACGCCTGTACACCGTACAAAGCTCGATGATGACCGAAGCCGGGATCGACGCCGGTTTCACCCGCGACCTCTACGTCGCCCTGGGTGAACCGCTGGGCGATGGCGCCTGGGCCGTGCGGGTCCACGTCAAACCGTTTGTGCGCTGGATCTGGTTCGGCGGCCTGCTCACCGGGTTCGGTGGTTTGCTGGCAGCGATGGACCGGCGCTACCGGGTCAAGGTCAAGAGCCGGGTGCGTGAAGCCCTCGGCCTGCAAGGAGCGGCGGTATGAAGCGTTGGTTGATGGTGTTACCGCTGGCGGCATTTCTGGTGGTGGCGGTGTTCCTGTATCGCGGGCTGTACCTGGACCCGGCCGAGCTGCCGTCGGCCATGATCGGCAAGCCATTCCCGGCGTTCTCGCTGCCGACGGTGCAAGGCGACAAAACCCTGACCCAGGCTGACTTGCTGGGCAAACCGGCGCTGGTCAATGTGTGGGGCACCTGGTGCATTTCCTGCCGCGTGGAGCATCCGGTGCTGAACAAGCTGGCGGAGCAGGGCGTGGTGATCTACGGCATCAACTACAAGGACGACAATGCTGCCGCCCTGAAGTGGCTGGCAGAGTTCCACAACCCGTACCAGCTGGATATCCGCGACGAAGACGGCAACCTCGGCCTGAACCTCGGCGTCTACGGCGCCCCGGAAACCTTCTTCATCGACGCCAAGGGCGTGATCCGCGACAAGTACGTGGGCGTGATCGACGAAGTGGTGTGGCGCGAGCAACTGGCCGCCAAGTACCAGGCGCTGGTGGATGAGGCCAAGCCATGAAGCGTTGGTTAGCCGCCGCTGTGTTGGGCTTGAGCATGGTTGGCGTGGCCCACGCCGCCATCGACACCTACGAATTTGCCAAGGACGGAGACCGCGAGCGTTTTCGCGAATTGACCAAGGAACTGCGCTGCCCCAAGTGCCAGAACCAGGACATCGCCGACTCCAACGCACCGATCGCCGCCGACCTGCGCAAAGAGATTTTCCGCATGCTCGGCGAGGGCAAGGACAATCAGCAGATCATCGACTTTATGGTCGACCGCTACGGTGACTTCGTGCGCTACAAGCCGGCGCTCACCGGCAAGACCGCGTTGCTGTGGTTCGGCCCGGCCGGGTTGTTGCTCGCCGGTGTCGTGGTGATGGCGGTGATTGTGCGCCGCCGTCGTGTCGCCCCGGCCGATGGCTCGGA from Pseudomonas yamanorum harbors:
- a CDS encoding DUF2802 domain-containing protein encodes the protein MFLEVAVIVLAILWAGTLGFLLRYVRQQRELAARQVERDAARDRRILELAKRVDHFQQSAVRVGDEVHELRAVLAPLPDKLSALEQRDPSSLSFAQAAKLVGMGATVDELTQSCGLTQAEAQLMSRLHKDN
- the fliK gene encoding flagellar hook-length control protein FliK; translated protein: MTGEINLPTLPPTLPAGPAPAPATGELLKLLEPQTGLIDPGKTVNAEVLALKQGGDAFQLLLKLTLEGGRQTLVQASSSQPLPLGAQVEVSQTPSGNLSISLQQALSSSVAALTRIDTTQLPVGTLLQGKVLTTQALPQGANQPVVYRSLVSVLNNVLSGATLTVESPQPLRIGSLLSAVVQSAQTLSFVPLSGRQDQLAVAQQLSTQQSRQGSLDVVFTALQSLPATSSDSTSVDLRAAAERLLASLPDLAQASNPKVLAQLIQNSGTFLEAKLLAGQNPQIPPLDMKGALLRFVADLLPALPANTNLNAILASNTLAQLLPSFVRSPLGTLGQVGARQAPAGFPLPDRLMQRLEGESDLENLLRLAAGAISRLQSHQLSSLEQTGTTADGKLLTTWQLEIPMRTLQDIVPLQVKFQREQPAPDKDQPERKDSKDPKQMLWRVEMALDMEPLGPLQVQAQLSQGKLSSQLWATRPFTASLIESHLSSLRERLVSSGLNVGDLDCHLGTPPRGPKTGLEQRWVDETA
- the ccmE gene encoding cytochrome c maturation protein CcmE; this translates as MNPLRRKRLLIILAIMAGVGIAVTLALSALRENINLFYTPTQIANGEAPLDTRIRAGGMVEKGSLQRSGDSLDVKFIVTDFNKSVTITYRGILPDLFREGQGIVALGKLNADGVVVADEVLAKHDEKYMPPEVTKALKDSGQSAPTPAKEG
- the ccmA gene encoding cytochrome c biogenesis heme-transporting ATPase CcmA codes for the protein MLFEHLELRLAGGDMVQVSGPNGSGKTSLLRLLAGLMQPTAGEVRLNGKPLHEQRTELARNLIWIGHAAGIKDVLTAEENLSWLSALHHPASREAIWQALAVVGLKGFEDVPCHTLSAGQQRRVALARLYLDGPPLWILDEPFTALDKQGVAQLEEHLAAHCEQGGMVVLTTHHTLTRMPAGYRDLDLGRWSV
- a CDS encoding heme lyase CcmF/NrfE family subunit produces the protein MTSALFIPELGQLAMILALCFAIVQAVVPLLGAWRGDRLWMSLAQPAAWGQFAFLVFAFGCLTYAFMTDDFSVAYVANNSNSALPWYYKFSAVWGAHEGSLLLWALILGGWTFAVSIFSRQLPQVMLARVLAVMGMISIGFLLFLIMTSNPFTRILPQIPVDGHDLNPLLQDIGLIVHPPMLYMGYVGFSVAFAFAIAALLGGRLDAAWARWSRPWTIVAWAFLGIGITLGSWWAYYELGWGGWWFWDPVENASFMPWLVGTALIHSLAVTEKRGVFKSWTVLLAIAAFSLSLLGTFLVRSGVLTSVHAFASDPERGVFILIFLLFVVGGSLTLFALRAPVVKSHVGFNLWSRETLLLGNNLVLVVAASMILLGTLYPLVLDALSGAKLSVGPPYFNALFIPLMALLMVVMAVGVLVRWKDTPVKWLVGMLTPVLLGSAALAVIAGIAYGDFNWAVLATFMLAAWVLLAGVRDLIDKTRHKGLIKGLPTMTRSYWGMQVAHIGIAVCALGVVLSSQNSAERDLRLAPGESMDLAGYHFIFEGAKHFEGPNFTSDKGTVRVVRNGKEVAVLHPEKRLYTVQSSMMTEAGIDAGFTRDLYVALGEPLGDGAWAVRVHVKPFVRWIWFGGLLTGFGGLLAAMDRRYRVKVKSRVREALGLQGAAV
- the ccmD gene encoding heme exporter protein CcmD — protein: MSFNSFSDFLAMGHHALYVWTAYGICLAVLALNVAAPILARKRYLQQEARRLRRETEK
- a CDS encoding heme ABC transporter permease, which encodes MNWTWFHKLGSPKWFYGISGKLLPWLSIAAVLLIGIGLVWGLAFAPPDYQQGNSFRIIYIHVPAAMLAQSCYVMLAVCGVVGLVWKMKLADVALQCAAPIGAWMTAVALVTGAIWGKPTWGSWWVWDARLTSMLILLFLYFGLIALGNAISNRDSAAKACAVLAIVGVINIPIIKYSVEWWNTLHQGATFTLTEKPAMPVEMWAPLLLMVLGFYCFFGAVLLLRMRLEVLKREARTSWVKAEVQNSLGARG
- a CDS encoding EscU/YscU/HrcU family type III secretion system export apparatus switch protein, with the translated sequence MKNPNPPRQAIALKYDGQQAPTLTAKGDDALAEAILKLARENEVPIYENAELVKLLARMELGDSIPEELYRTVAEIIAFAWTLKGKFPVGYDPDAGPVERDVTERGDDY
- a CDS encoding chemotaxis protein CheW, which codes for MNRPVDFKTRPQLALESYLDALLQDATEEMPEPILILDEVIEPTPAALDEFQLAVLEEQARDALVVPLAVPETVAVPEPVTPVVIAPVVEVHLPPSITPPPVQGDGRPVWAAEPFECLLFDVAGLTLAVPLVCLGSIYSLEGQELTPLFGQPEWFLGILPSQQGNLKVLDTARWVMPDRYRDDFRQGLQYVISVQGYEWGLAVHQVSRSLRLDPNEIKWRSHRGQRPWLAGTVIEHMCALLDVAELAELIASGAVKAMPLNKRT
- the ccmB gene encoding heme exporter protein CcmB gives rise to the protein MSVFALLVAREARLLCRRPAELANPLVFFAIVIALFPLAVGPETKLLQTLSPGLVWVAALLSVLLSLDGLFRSDFEDGSLEQWVLSSHPLPLLVLAKVLAHWVFSGLALVLLAPLLAMMLGLPTECLPVLLLSLLLGTPVLSLLGAVGAALTVGLKRGGLLLALLILPLYIPVLILGSGALQAALQGMPATGYLLWLGSLAALAVTLTPFAIAAGLKISVGE
- a CDS encoding ATP-binding protein gives rise to the protein MSPTRPILSRKLLAEALARDLAGESFADYSSGMFLAAPRRTGKSTFLRNDLIPECKARGWLPVYVDLWMNREIDPAELISGAIGKALGEFESAVSKAAKKAGIEKISLLRTLSWDFTKPQLPAGTTLSHALDVLHQVSGQMIVLIVDEAQHALNSEGGVNAMFALKAARDHLNGSSTTDGLRLVFTGSSRDKLANLVLKSKQPFFGAHITPFPLLSRDFVEFVTDLWNQRLAATNQFNLEDMDYAFQLVGRRPEMLNKLLTEVSVGLGEASNLGELLRTGALNHQAGIWSDYESAYNDLSPLQQAVLEVMGERTLGKQAFSPFAEKTFQDVNRKLEQAQVEPNASTPNVQKALEVLREKELVWKANRGEYALEDSTMAEWLSNRHQL
- a CDS encoding cytochrome c-type biogenesis protein — encoded protein: MKRWLAAAVLGLSMVGVAHAAIDTYEFAKDGDRERFRELTKELRCPKCQNQDIADSNAPIAADLRKEIFRMLGEGKDNQQIIDFMVDRYGDFVRYKPALTGKTALLWFGPAGLLLAGVVVMAVIVRRRRVAPADGSDSLSVDERQRLDQLLDKKTDD
- a CDS encoding chemotaxis protein CheW — translated: MNKSVSAQGLVDDPILQWVTFKLDNESYGINVMRVQEVLRYTEIAPVPGAPSYVLGIINLRGNVVTVIDTRQRFGLVPTEVNDNTRIVIIEADKQVVGIMVDSVAEVVYLRQSEVETAPNVGNEESAKFIQGVCNKNGELLILVELDKMMSEEEWQDLENI
- a CDS encoding Rap1a/Tai family immunity protein, whose product is MKRTSILTALSLCVFSLTATASNEAHDYLTACREARKQSPDAPPSYQAAYCLGITTGVLRTLEYKDEFTRRNRRLCQPENLEPGHLVEMVLEHSKKYPAAERTGTTRLVRGAITERYPCPKRNNTL
- a CDS encoding DsbE family thiol:disulfide interchange protein, translating into MKRWLMVLPLAAFLVVAVFLYRGLYLDPAELPSAMIGKPFPAFSLPTVQGDKTLTQADLLGKPALVNVWGTWCISCRVEHPVLNKLAEQGVVIYGINYKDDNAAALKWLAEFHNPYQLDIRDEDGNLGLNLGVYGAPETFFIDAKGVIRDKYVGVIDEVVWREQLAAKYQALVDEAKP